The stretch of DNA gACCTGACATGTTAATGTCATCCTTTGTGTTTGTCATATCACTATTAAAGGATAAACTCTTTTGAAAGGTACTCCTAGAATTTGTAAATATAGTATTAAAACTTGATGCTTTATTTAAACTACTAACACTATTCGTGTTAACATCTTgaagatgataattattattataaatattgttcTTAATATAATCACCTTTTTGAATATtaccattattatttatactatcATATGTAACTCTTTCATGTTCTTgcttataattattcatttcaatattttcaaagcattctttattattattattattattattattattattatcattattttgaataatatttattttctttttactaTTTCGATCTTTTCTCTTGCtatcacttttttttttcttcttatcatcattattaatatcattgtGTATTATTTCgtatgtattataattatagtaggtacacatattattattaatattattattaatattattattattaatattattaatattattattattgttaatgTCAATCTTACTTTCATCATTTGTGAACAATGAAGGCAATATATTAAACCCTGAATTATTACCTGTCAACACATTCGcatcatttatattcttaCTATCTTTTCTttgatattttcttttatttttttttccattcaTTATTCCCTCACTTTTCTTATTCGTCTTCTTTTGGTATTCACTTTTTTTGTCATTCAAtaagtttatattattatcatttacatttaaataatctACATTGTTatgattatcatatataatattctgtGACATATTGTGTGTATTCatcatcatattattattattattaatattatttgttatataaaaatccTGTTGTGTctctttaataatattatcattattattaataatagatgtgtttttttttttttttctttttttcttttttttatcttcttcttcttcattcaACACATTATACAACtgatcatcataataattcatatgaacagcattattattatcacatcGATCAAAGGTATTATTTctcaatatattattattattatgaagattattcatattgtttatattgttaacattttttatataactaaAATTTCCTCtctcttcattattatttataatattctttacattatataaagatttatcattatcagtactattataattatttatattaacgttgttattaaaatttatatacctactcattttattattcatattatcattattattattattattaatattattattacaattgcTTATGGTAGGTATGCAATTTTGATCCTGTCTTACAAACTTATCATCATTCTTTCCTTTTTcgttttttaaataaaaattcttttgttctatggatatatatttttctcgtgtatcaaaataattcgtattattattacaagaatttattatattattaccttcattatttatatgtatcttattattattattattatcattatcatctttatcttgattattattatgattacaatattctttataattgTTGTCATAACAATTATTCCTatcattatcttttttattatcaccgTTTGACTTATGTCCCTGATGactttctttattattattataattattaacattaatattgttattattattgttattattattattattattatcatcatcatcccTATATTCATCATCCttatattcatcattattatcttcaaATATTTGAAGACTATTACtactatcattattattcttacCATCCccactttttattttatccttACTTATACCTTtactatatttattattcttattattcttattatttttattactcttattattattttttctggTAAATTTTGTgacatttaaattattcatattattcattttatccATATATCCAATCATATTCATgggattataataattctcATCACTTTTAAAtctaacattatatatatcttcatttgTCATCTGTTCATTTGGAATTAAACCAGCTACTGCATTATTTAAAGAAGCTGTTTTACTTTTCATTCCATTAAATGTGTTTACATGTcctgttttattatatacatcatttttaaaatcttTAGTTGGAACATTCATATGTTGTgtgttattctttttattatacattcttattataacattatccatattcttatttttttctatattatttaaataatttatattaccatcttcatcattttttacaGTATTCTCATTTAATAAAGGATTCAGGCTATTTCTAGAATAATTCATcacattattcatattatgtatataattattcctATATGTATTACAAACATTAGGAGGTTTATTCTTATAATCATCTTCAGCGTTATAAACTGGATTCACTTGACTACTACTAAAACTTACAACAttgtcatttttattattataattatcatccatattttttatattattattcatctTATCGTAGTACATTCcatcattttttatgttataaatattttctctGTTATTAGATTCATTATTCTCTGCAAAcataatcatattattattattattattattattgttgttactattaatattattattattattattaattttcattataacaTTATTTGTACTCGTACCATTAAACATTGATTCATTCTTATTTAAAACATTAGAATTATCATCAGTTTTTGAATTACACATACTCATATGACTATTATCTACTACATTCAACATATTTCTTCTCATCATATTGGTAtccttatttattatattattatatcctttttcattttcatatagaaaattataattagcTAATTGATTTTTTACATTACCAATATTTGTAACACCCCCACTATaaacataattattttttatattattattcatattatcttTCATGACATCTAACATATTTTCTTCCATATTATTGTttctcttattattattattattattatcagtgagcttatttttattcttaccCTTATTAACCTTTTTTGATGAATCACGTATCAATCTGTCACAATCTAtcaattccttttttttttcatcatctaattcttttttataatttttattagttCCTCCTGTTCGTCTTCCTCTCTTGGATTTTTTCTCATGCTTCAATAACATATTCAAACCCATTTTTAATTTgctaaaatatattttatttttaatatattcttttgatgggcaattattattactctCTTCAGTTGTATACACACTCTTACTATTTGAAATGTTACATTGAATCTTATTCAATGAACCACTAccacaaatattattattattattatatatatttatattattatttttattacttacAAATCTCCTCTCCGTTATCGAATTTCTCTTCATTTTATTCttctcatttttatttttatagaaatTAAAATTCTTAATAGTAAAAGGATAAAATATATCgttcatattaaaaaacatttcatttttttgtaaataattatcaattatttgtaaaatttttaatttttcttcttctttacaCGCATccgatatattatttgactCTTCaacacatttttttattcccaATTTTATAGATATCTCTTTattcatattctttttacAACCATTTGTAAtgtcatcattattttctatttccatatattccttttcatcctttattattttattttctttttcatcatctattatattatcatcaatgGTGTCTCCATTATTTTGAATACTCTTTCCTTCATActcattattcatatgagTTGCATCAGAAGGCTCGctcaaatttttttctttaaaacaTAAGGTTGTTGAATTGAtatcattttctatattctccacatttaaattatcatcattatttttattattattattattataaacatcctttttcattatatcatttatattattttcttttaataaaactTCTTTATTCATAACCTCTTCTGTATCTTCTTTGTTACATAACAATAAaccatttaataaatttccTTTTACATTCTCCTCATTTAATACAGTTCCTATTTTATCATCtccatttcttttttcatctATTTCTTCTATTATAACTGAgtcattttttccttttatctCTTCAGGTAATGACAATGAAACCGTGTCACATCCCATAACAGCTAGCTCAACATTCTTATTAACAACATTCATTGGAGAAATATTctttacttttatatttatttttccttcttttttttttttcacattttTATCACTATTAGATTTTTTCTTATACATATCTACatattcatttgttttatcTCCTAATTGTTTTGCATTTTTTTCTCTATTCTcctttttcttattaaaaataaaattctccataaaataataaattaattttattatgtcTTGTTCAGAATATTCTATAAAATCCTCCTGACCTTGTTCAGGCTGTTCttcattaataaataaattggaacttttttttaaattcgaattttttttgttatttctaGAAGAGACATATTTTGAGagattatcatttttaagataatcattataataacgATTATTATAAGAACGGTTGGTGCATTtccttttttcattatattttataaaatttaatttattatttatatcacaatatttattttttttcttttttttataattatattgactttttaaaatattgaatGATGATGACGAAGACGACGAAGATGATGATGGTGATACTTCTTGGATTTCCTCCACATTCTCAATAAACTCTTCCTTTTTATAATCTTCAATTGAAttacttttaattttattatttttatgtacctttttcaaataaatattaaagtaATAATTCTTAAAagcatatattaataaatgaaaatatttaaaaggaTAACTGTATAGTACCTTGTCTTCATCTATATTGTTTTCAACAACGACGTTAGTTTCAAGGTCTTCCATTATTGATATTTAGGTTTTAtctcatataaaaaaataaacatataaataaaaataaataaaaatatataaatatataaatatatatatatatttatatatatatttatatataaactttaaaagataaaaaaataaaaataattataatactaataaaaatagaattATTCACATATGTAGATATTACacagaaacaaaaaaaaaaaaaaaatatatatatatatataacataaaaaaaaaaaaaaaaattaaattaaaacatCAAAAAAGAAAGCATATtgcatataacatataatgtGTAACATATAACTTACACATTcatgtttataatatttacattttgtagaggtaaaaaaaaaaaaaaaaaaaaaaaaaaaatgcttCACTAAAAATTATTGTTAATTCAgaaatttatttatgaatacacaatgaaacaaaaaaaaaaaaagcaaaagaaaacataaaaaaaataaataaatatatatatacttatctacatataaacaaatagAGTGAAGAAAACCATAAAACTGGagcatttaaattattttaaacattagaaatatatatacacatatatgtatacatattaatatattctataaattaacatatatgAAGGAAACTTTTATGGAaactaataataaaaaaaagaaaaaacaatagaaataatatatttatgcatAACATGTGgatataacataaatataaaataaataaatttatatatatatatatatatatcatttatacaTGCTAAAGTACTTATTTCACCTACagttagaaaaaaaaaaaaattgctcCTTCTTTTTAGGTCCCTATATTAGGtgtgtatgtatataaagaatatgtaaaacataaacataaacatatatataagatatatatatatatatatatatatatatatatatatatatgctttatattaatataagatcatttttttttttttttttttaaaaaaaactaaactatgtgtacatatattttttttttctttcttttgtttaatatgtaaatgtataaatatatgttataaatgtaaacataaaaaaaaaaaaaaaaattgtttacTTCTTGATCTTAGGATAATTATtagaatgaaaaaataatatgtatgtaatcataaataaataaatatatatatataatatatattatatatatatgtacataaaaaataattaatgtgtaaatataatatcatgtaaaaaaaatcgttaaaaattatatattactttttttatatattttatttaaaatatataatatgtattgactaaataataataatatatatatattatatatatgtgttatttagttatatattttatttttttagttaataaaaataaagacgtataaatatatatgtatatataaatataactttttttatttatacgtttattgtaaatattacttatatatatatatatataatatttttattatgataatatataaaataagacatatatataatatatttttttttaagatatattaaataagcTTAATTACCATAATTCGATGAACAAAAGGAtatctcaaaaaaaaaaaaataaaataaaataaaataataaatattatatatatatatatatatatataaagtaaaataatatgactaaaaataaaaaataagggaaaaaaaaaaatttttaaacatacaaagagaaatatttacatacacattcttgtatatttaaaaatttttattatttccattATTACTATATAAAAGACTTGAatgtatcaaaaaaaaaaaaaaaaaaaaaaaaaaaaaaaaaaaaacatataataataaaaaaataagtgtattataaataatattttacatgTTTAAAATAACCATTCgatttaatacatataaatatatatatatataaaatgtatgtattttttatttttatttttattttttttgtgtatttcgattttatttttatatatactaataataaatctaaaacatattattattcaaatatataaatattatattatatatatatatatatgtatgtatgtatgtattattcatgtccaagaaaaaaattaaaaaaaaaaaaattaacatattaaacgactcatatattatatatatatatatatagtatatataataataaggcacatatatttttatttttatgtaacttaagaaatatatatgatatctTTCTAGTaagtataatatttatatactacaaatatacacatatattatcatcaaattatgaacaatatatataatatatatatatataaacaaaaaaaataatatatgaaatatattaaagaaaatatattattatatatataatgtcaTATCTTGCTCATATTTATTACCACCAAATTTGTATATAACTGAATTAGGTTTtcctttctctttttttttttttttttttttttttttttgttcttaagaaattattataataataagacttaaaaaaaaaaaaatataatatatatataaaaaaatatcacatatatatatatatatattatactaaTAACTACACTGATAACGGATAAACATAAttacataaatacatacatatatataatatatatattatatatatatatatttttatttatttatattatcatacttatatatatataatatatttatattgaataaaattttaaggTTGCACATTTATATACAGTTGCTATTCctgttatttatttatttttttttttttattttttttttattttaacaagaAAGCATTAATCTTaggtataaatttttttgagataatttttgtttttttaaaacttgtagggaaaataatatactatataaaatttatattgtaatatttatatatatatatatatatatatatatatatgcaaatgtaaaaaattaaaataaataaaaagacaGTAATCTGGaaagatattttttattacatatatatatatatataatatatataatatatatattttttttttttaatacctgtgatacaatataaaaatatatatgcattttttatttaaaaaataaaataaaataaataactatatgtttatatatatattatattataatgttgCTCAAATGAGTGCACATTTCAgtttataaaacatatacaaatttttttgtttttttaaacgtacttttatatatatatatatataatatatatatgtatttattattttatcaaataatcattaataatatatatactccacaaaaaaaaaatataaaaaaaaataattataaaaaaaaaaataacattcttcattttaaacacaagaaatatttttataaaaatataatgatagattttattataatgtatatattgtatttgtatgaaaatattatatacatatatatattaaaatatatttctttccatattaacttttttttttttttttatgtttatgttcttttaaatattttattcttcacatatatatatatatatatatatataatatacatattatatttagacaattttatttattcatattttactataaaaaaattccTTATggttatttcctttttttttttttttttacctttatgtattttatttttatttatattttttaatataaaacatatatatatgtatacatataattaaacTACACCTTATAACAAGGtgcaatttttatatacttgtaaaatttatatatataaatatataacatagaataaaataaaatcatat from Plasmodium sp. gorilla clade G2 genome assembly, chromosome: 8 encodes:
- a CDS encoding transcription factor with AP2 domain(s) → MEDLETNVVVENNIDEDKVLYSYPFKYFHLLIYAFKNYYFNIYLKKVHKNNKIKSNSIEDYKKEEFIENVEEIQEVSPSSSSSSSSSSFNILKSQYNYKKKKKNKYCDINNKLNFIKYNEKRKCTNRSYNNRYYNDYLKNDNLSKYVSSRNNKKNSNLKKSSNLFINEEQPEQGQEDFIEYSEQDIIKLIYYFMENFIFNKKKENREKNAKQLGDKTNEYVDMYKKKSNSDKNVKKKKEGKINIKVKNISPMNVVNKNVELAVMGCDTVSLSLPEEIKGKNDSVIIEEIDEKRNGDDKIGTVLNEENVKGNLLNGLLLCNKEDTEEVMNKEVLLKENNINDIMKKDVYNNNNNKNNDDNLNVENIENDINSTTLCFKEKNLSEPSDATHMNNEYEGKSIQNNGDTIDDNIIDDEKENKIIKDEKEYMEIENNDDITNGCKKNMNKEISIKLGIKKCVEESNNISDACKEEEKLKILQIIDNYLQKNEMFFNMNDIFYPFTIKNFNFYKNKNEKNKMKRNSITERRFVSNKNNNINIYNNNNNICGSGSLNKIQCNISNSKSVYTTEESNNNCPSKEYIKNKIYFSKLKMGLNMLLKHEKKSKRGRRTGGTNKNYKKELDDEKKKELIDCDRLIRDSSKKVNKGKNKNKLTDNNNNNNKRNNNMEENMLDVMKDNMNNNIKNNYVYSGGVTNIGNVKNQLANYNFLYENEKGYNNIINKDTNMMRRNMLNVVDNSHMSMCNSKTDDNSNVLNKNESMFNGTSTNNVIMKINNNNNNINSNNNNNNNNNNMIMFAENNESNNRENIYNIKNDGMYYDKMNNNIKNMDDNYNNKNDNVVSFSSSQVNPVYNAEDDYKNKPPNVCNTYRNNYIHNMNNVMNYSRNSLNPLLNENTVKNDEDGNINYLNNIEKNKNMDNVIIRMYNKKNNTQHMNVPTKDFKNDVYNKTGHVNTFNGMKSKTASLNNAVAGLIPNEQMTNEDIYNVRFKSDENYYNPMNMIGYMDKMNNMNNLNVTKFTRKNNNKSNKNNKNNKNNKYSKGISKDKIKSGDGKNNNDSSNSLQIFEDNNDEYKDDEYRDDDDNNNNNNNNNNNNINVNNYNNNKESHQGHKSNGDNKKDNDRNNCYDNNYKEYCNHNNNQDKDDNDNNNNNKIHINNEGNNIINSCNNNTNYFDTREKYISIEQKNFYLKNEKGKNDDKFVRQDQNCIPTISNCNNNINNNNNNDNMNNKMSRYINFNNNVNINNYNSTDNDKSLYNVKNIINNNEERGNFSYIKNVNNINNMNNLHNNNNILRNNTFDRCDNNNAVHMNYYDDQLYNVLNEEEEDKKKKKRKKKKNTSIINNNDNIIKETQQDFYITNNINNNNNMMMNTHNMSQNIIYDNHNNVDYLNVNDNNINLLNDKKSEYQKKTNKKSEGIMNGKKNKRKYQRKDSKNINDANVLTGNNSGFNILPSLFTNDESKIDINNNNNINNINNNNINNNINNNMCTYYNYNTYEIIHNDINNDDKKKKKSDSKRKDRNSKKKINIIQNNDNNNNNNNNNNKECFENIEMNNYKQEHERVTYDSINNNGNIQKGDYIKNNIYNNNYHLQDVNTNSVSSLNKASSFNTIFTNSRSTFQKSLSFNSDMTNTKDDINMSGHNNSISTGNSVQNIKNGNKNHINNVESVNNMDIINNADIINNADILNTSNSDYKNKLDIINNKLYDQFNNLNNGRYHSSNIYKDKNSRLNNSINKNMHLKYNTNNIIINNMNNNIFPNEYNNKHICGSDDNMFMNKKKGSSLFILNEKEKCTLKRKVTTTTTGNNKTYINNNNNNNNKGNKKIKKMIGTNICNNNDGNGGGGCSVSAAAVDNDGNDDVVCNRSNISSIVNQDENRINEFSNNKNTYISKNFQENDMFIEEYNNQIMHAGNHDNTTNNSTTGSQNMQGIYDNNMYTKNVGYLNNSKDVKHRGMTTYMNDNDTGVMKMEMSILYNDKNVNNNKDIINNNNINNSGSDHTRDSYQNVIYNNDNVNHNNDDNNNRVVVVSNEGNNNIIMNMNEENNLFNIMGSDENRKNGILQQIIGNNKKNDYNDYNNNNNNNCSSSYKNDVIKYDGSRTSCLSNINNECTRRMTLNNDESNKSYDLNDQDQVSYFHYRNQMNNYYYDKMSESYRGNMQDQYKGRDDNMEGVAVKRMKNSKKKKNATINDNINDNINDNLNVNMNNNINDNNINRSRNKKNKNIHNNNITNSNNNNNNNNRDDNNNKVNFSFTTPIRQNIYNNENMLIHNDIHTMNENKVCNTSSLPFNNDEIKGYEDNNTNIRRTYMEYHQENSLNDNHSIFNEIKIKKKKGRKPKISLIQEERNINLQDNQLYDVDNNLKSYVNDDHTYNTTHNINQSINRNINHTMNHNIPIDHNDNNLITNKDMDKNKTNNECKRKVKITRKTTDIKLGNEKVETGAYDENGEKVSGVWYDTNRRLWRVMYMENDKRKTRGFSPRIYGFNAARDLAVQLKYEMNKKNKK